The Nitrosomonadales bacterium nucleotide sequence ATTGCAGGCGATGTACCGGAACTGGCCGTTCTTCCGCGGCCTGCTGTCGAACATGGACATGGTGCTGTCGAAGACCGACATGGGCATCGCGTCGCGCTACGCGGAACTGGTCGAGGACGAAGCGTTGCGCGATGCCGTCTTCGGCGCGATCGAAAGCGAATGGAAGAGCACCATCAAAATGCTGTTCGCGGTCACCGGCAACCACACGCTGTTACAGGACAACCCGGCCTTCGCGCGTAGCCTGATGACCCGCACCCCCTATATCGATCCGCTCAACCACCTCCAGGTCGCCCTGTTGCACCGCCACCGTGCCGGCGACAACGACGTACTGGTCAAGCGCGCGATCCACCTGAGCATCAACGGCATCGCAACCGGCCTGCGCAACAGCGGGTGACCGGCACGTGAGACGCGGCATCCTGTTATCGCTTGCTGCCCTCCTGCTGCTCACCTCGTGCAGCAGCAAATCCGCCCGAAGCATCGTCTCGGCCGCCACCAGCGGCACCGCGCGGACCGTCGCGCAGATCGCCACCAGCGGCAGTCCAGAGGCTGCCGCACGCGCGATTCTGCAACGCAAGAAGCTGTCCTACATGCGCAACCCGCTGCAACTCGCCAGCGATTTGAAGGGCCTCCAGCGCGACTTCCAGAGACTGATGGACGTGTTGCGCGGCAACGCCGGCAAGAAGTGGGGCAAAAAGGAAACGCGCCTGCCCGACCGCACCCATTACGTCAAATATACGCAGGGTTATCTGAGCCGCGCCATCGTGGACTTCGACCGCGGCGAGATCACTGTCGAAACGCTGGACGACAAGAACCCGGAGGGCAGCCTGAAGGACGCCATCATCACCACACTGCTCACACCGGACGATCCGCGCGCGGTCGACCTGTTCTCGGACAACTCGATCAAACTGACCAGCGAACACGACCCCTACCTGCTCGGGCTGGTGCTGGACGAAACGGGGCGCGCCATCGCCACGCCGCAACAGGCGGAACGCTACGCCGCCAGCCTGGTCGGCAAGGCGCAATCCCGCAGCGTCGACACCGACGCGGGACGCAAGCAGGCACGTTATGCCAGGTTCGGCATGGTCAGCAATTTCTCGAATAAACAGGCGGAGAAATACCGCCCGCTGGTGGAAAAATTCGCCAGGACCTACGACATCAGCCCCAGTCTGGTATTCGCCATCATGCGCACCGAAAGCAACTTCAACCCGTTCGCGGTCAGCCCCGCGCCCGCCTACGGCCTGATGCAACTGGTCCCGAGCAGCGGCGGGCGCGACGCCTACAAGCGCGCCAGAGGATACGACCAGATACCGAGCAAGCAATACCTG carries:
- a CDS encoding DUF3393 domain-containing protein, with the protein product MLTSCSSKSARSIVSAATSGTARTVAQIATSGSPEAAARAILQRKKLSYMRNPLQLASDLKGLQRDFQRLMDVLRGNAGKKWGKKETRLPDRTHYVKYTQGYLSRAIVDFDRGEITVETLDDKNPEGSLKDAIITTLLTPDDPRAVDLFSDNSIKLTSEHDPYLLGLVLDETGRAIATPQQAERYAASLVGKAQSRSVDTDAGRKQARYARFGMVSNFSNKQAEKYRPLVEKFARTYDISPSLVFAIMRTESNFNPFAVSPAPAYGLMQLVPSSGGRDAYKRARGYDQIPSKQYLFDPGNNIELGTAYLSVLSFDELDAIADPVSREYCVISAYNTGPGNVLRAFGGSSKNRDSALKQINSLSAPSVYWKLRQKLPYAETRQYLQKVVGFRKQFVTVN